One genomic window of Quercus robur chromosome 6, dhQueRobu3.1, whole genome shotgun sequence includes the following:
- the LOC126733350 gene encoding O-fucosyltransferase 38 isoform X1 codes for MVNRGSSHYRASLTSRFLPRKPSPSAITLYIISLFAFSIFIFLFNTRNILEEDEQKPNFSGELLSEQIPEEQLWDAPFSYGLQSCIKPTAKYKAAHGSDRYITVRSNGGLNQMRTGISDMVAVARIMNATLVVPQLDKRSFWKDSSTFSDIFDELHFIESLKRDVRIVKELPKNLEAFPRARKHFTSWSGVGYYEEMKQLWKEYQVIHVAKSDSRLANNNLPLDIQRLRCRALYHALRFSPPIESLGKKLVERLRTRGGRYIALHLRYEKDMLSFTGCTYGLTDAESEELRIMRETTNHWKVKEINSREQRIGGFCPLTPKEVGIFLQALGYPPSTLIYIAAGEIYGGNTRLSELMSYFPNIVFKEELATKEELEAFTGHASQTAALDYIISIESDVFVPSYSGNMARTVEGHRRYLGHRKTINPDRKGLVKIFDKLETGQLKEGSSYSFLVRQMHENRQGAPRKRKGPMQGIKGRARFRTEESFYENPYPECICSSKGRPE; via the exons ATGGTGAATAGAGGCTCTTCCCATTACAGGGCTTCTTTAACTTCCAGATTTCTCCCAAGAAAACCTTCCCCTTCTGCAATCACACTTTACATTATCTCTCTCTTTGCTTTCTCCATCTTCATATTTCTGTTCAATACAAGGAATATCTTGGAGGAAGATgaacaaaaaccaaatttcTCTGGAGAGTTACTGTCTGAGCAG ATTCCTGAAGAACAACTTTGGGATGCTCCTTTCAGCTATGGGTTACAGTCATGTATCAAGCCTACTGCTAAATATAAAG CTGCCCATGGATCAGACCGCTATATAACCGTGCGAAGTAATGGGGGATTAAATCAAATGCGCACTGGT ATATCTGACATGGTGGCTGTTGCACGTATAATGAATGCAACCCTAGTTGTTCCTCAACTAGATAAGCGTTCATTCTGGAAAGACTCTAG CACATTTTCAGATATATTTGATGAGCTTCATTTCATTGAAAGCTTAAAAAGAGACGTCAGGATCGTGAAGGAGCTCCCAAAGAATTTAGAAGCTTTTCCTCGGGCCAGGAAGCACTTCACTTCCTGGTCTGGTGTTGGTTACTATGAAGAGATGAAACAGTTATGGAAGGAATATCAG GTAATTCATGTTGCAAAATCGGATTCTCGTCTTGCTAACAATAATCTGCCTCTTGATATACAGAGATTGAGATGCCGTGCTCTGTATCATGCACTTCGCTTCTCTCCCCCAATTGAGAGCCTTGGAAAG AAGCTGGTTGAGCGGCTGAGAACACGAGGGGGAAGATATATAGCTCTTCATCTGAGATACGAAAAAGACATGCTGTCTTTTACGGGTTGTACTTATGGACTGACTGATGCAGAATCTGAAGAGCTGAGAATTATGAG GGAGACCACGAACCATTGGAAGGTCAAAGAGATAAACTCAAGAGAGCAGAGAATAGGAGGCTTTTGCCCACTAACTCCCAAGGAGGTTGGGATATTTCTTCAAGCTCTTGGTTATCCTCCATCAACCTTAATTTATATTGCAGCTGGAGAAATTTATGGTGGTAACACTCGCCTTTCGGAGCTCATGTCCTACTTCCCAAACATAGTTTTCAAG GAAGAACTTGCAACCAAGGAAGAATTGGAAGCATTCACTGGTCATGCGTCTCAAACTGCAGCACTTGATTACATTATCTCTATAGAGAGTGATGTGTTCGTCCCTTCATATTCTGGTAATATGGCAAGAACTGTTGAAGGGCACCGCAGATACTTAGGTCACCGGAAAACCATTAATCCTGACAG GAAAGGTcttgtcaaaatttttgataaGCTGGAAACCGGACAGCTTAAAGAAGGATCCTCATATTCATTTCTTGTGCGCCAAATGCATGAGAACAG GCAGGGAGctccaaggaaaagaaaaggtcCAATGCAGGGAATTAAAGGCCGAGCGCGTTTCAGGACGGAAGAATCCTTTTATGAAAATCCATACCCTGAATGTATATGTAGTTCAAAAGGAAGGCCTGAATGA
- the LOC126733350 gene encoding O-fucosyltransferase 38 isoform X3, which translates to MVNRGSSHYRASLTSRFLPRKPSPSAITLYIISLFAFSIFIFLFNTRNILEEDEQKPNFSGELLSEQIPEEQLWDAPFSYGLQSCIKPTAKYKAAHGSDRYITVRSNGGLNQMRTGISDMVAVARIMNATLVVPQLDKRSFWKDSSTFSDIFDELHFIESLKRDVRIVKELPKNLEAFPRARKHFTSWSGVGYYEEMKQLWKEYQVIHVAKSDSRLANNNLPLDIQRLRCRALYHALRFSPPIESLGKKLVERLRTRGGRYIALHLRYEKDMLSFTGCTYGLTDAESEELRIMRETTNHWKVKEINSREQRIGGFCPLTPKEVGIFLQALGYPPSTLIYIAAGEIYGGNTRLSELMSYFPNIVFKEELATKEELEAFTGHASQTAALDYIISIESDVFVPSYSGNMARTVEGHRRYLGHRKTINPDRSFVFLASACCIY; encoded by the exons ATGGTGAATAGAGGCTCTTCCCATTACAGGGCTTCTTTAACTTCCAGATTTCTCCCAAGAAAACCTTCCCCTTCTGCAATCACACTTTACATTATCTCTCTCTTTGCTTTCTCCATCTTCATATTTCTGTTCAATACAAGGAATATCTTGGAGGAAGATgaacaaaaaccaaatttcTCTGGAGAGTTACTGTCTGAGCAG ATTCCTGAAGAACAACTTTGGGATGCTCCTTTCAGCTATGGGTTACAGTCATGTATCAAGCCTACTGCTAAATATAAAG CTGCCCATGGATCAGACCGCTATATAACCGTGCGAAGTAATGGGGGATTAAATCAAATGCGCACTGGT ATATCTGACATGGTGGCTGTTGCACGTATAATGAATGCAACCCTAGTTGTTCCTCAACTAGATAAGCGTTCATTCTGGAAAGACTCTAG CACATTTTCAGATATATTTGATGAGCTTCATTTCATTGAAAGCTTAAAAAGAGACGTCAGGATCGTGAAGGAGCTCCCAAAGAATTTAGAAGCTTTTCCTCGGGCCAGGAAGCACTTCACTTCCTGGTCTGGTGTTGGTTACTATGAAGAGATGAAACAGTTATGGAAGGAATATCAG GTAATTCATGTTGCAAAATCGGATTCTCGTCTTGCTAACAATAATCTGCCTCTTGATATACAGAGATTGAGATGCCGTGCTCTGTATCATGCACTTCGCTTCTCTCCCCCAATTGAGAGCCTTGGAAAG AAGCTGGTTGAGCGGCTGAGAACACGAGGGGGAAGATATATAGCTCTTCATCTGAGATACGAAAAAGACATGCTGTCTTTTACGGGTTGTACTTATGGACTGACTGATGCAGAATCTGAAGAGCTGAGAATTATGAG GGAGACCACGAACCATTGGAAGGTCAAAGAGATAAACTCAAGAGAGCAGAGAATAGGAGGCTTTTGCCCACTAACTCCCAAGGAGGTTGGGATATTTCTTCAAGCTCTTGGTTATCCTCCATCAACCTTAATTTATATTGCAGCTGGAGAAATTTATGGTGGTAACACTCGCCTTTCGGAGCTCATGTCCTACTTCCCAAACATAGTTTTCAAG GAAGAACTTGCAACCAAGGAAGAATTGGAAGCATTCACTGGTCATGCGTCTCAAACTGCAGCACTTGATTACATTATCTCTATAGAGAGTGATGTGTTCGTCCCTTCATATTCTGGTAATATGGCAAGAACTGTTGAAGGGCACCGCAGATACTTAGGTCACCGGAAAACCATTAATCCTGACAG GTCATTTGTTTTCCTGGCTTCTGCTTGTTGCATTTATTGA
- the LOC126733350 gene encoding O-fucosyltransferase 38 isoform X2: protein MVNRGSSHYRASLTSRFLPRKPSPSAITLYIISLFAFSIFIFLFNTRNILEEDEQKPNFSGELLSEQIPEEQLWDAPFSYGLQSCIKPTAKYKAAHGSDRYITVRSNGGLNQMRTGISDMVAVARIMNATLVVPQLDKRSFWKDSSTFSDIFDELHFIESLKRDVRIVKELPKNLEAFPRARKHFTSWSGVGYYEEMKQLWKEYQRLRCRALYHALRFSPPIESLGKKLVERLRTRGGRYIALHLRYEKDMLSFTGCTYGLTDAESEELRIMRETTNHWKVKEINSREQRIGGFCPLTPKEVGIFLQALGYPPSTLIYIAAGEIYGGNTRLSELMSYFPNIVFKEELATKEELEAFTGHASQTAALDYIISIESDVFVPSYSGNMARTVEGHRRYLGHRKTINPDRKGLVKIFDKLETGQLKEGSSYSFLVRQMHENRQGAPRKRKGPMQGIKGRARFRTEESFYENPYPECICSSKGRPE from the exons ATGGTGAATAGAGGCTCTTCCCATTACAGGGCTTCTTTAACTTCCAGATTTCTCCCAAGAAAACCTTCCCCTTCTGCAATCACACTTTACATTATCTCTCTCTTTGCTTTCTCCATCTTCATATTTCTGTTCAATACAAGGAATATCTTGGAGGAAGATgaacaaaaaccaaatttcTCTGGAGAGTTACTGTCTGAGCAG ATTCCTGAAGAACAACTTTGGGATGCTCCTTTCAGCTATGGGTTACAGTCATGTATCAAGCCTACTGCTAAATATAAAG CTGCCCATGGATCAGACCGCTATATAACCGTGCGAAGTAATGGGGGATTAAATCAAATGCGCACTGGT ATATCTGACATGGTGGCTGTTGCACGTATAATGAATGCAACCCTAGTTGTTCCTCAACTAGATAAGCGTTCATTCTGGAAAGACTCTAG CACATTTTCAGATATATTTGATGAGCTTCATTTCATTGAAAGCTTAAAAAGAGACGTCAGGATCGTGAAGGAGCTCCCAAAGAATTTAGAAGCTTTTCCTCGGGCCAGGAAGCACTTCACTTCCTGGTCTGGTGTTGGTTACTATGAAGAGATGAAACAGTTATGGAAGGAATATCAG AGATTGAGATGCCGTGCTCTGTATCATGCACTTCGCTTCTCTCCCCCAATTGAGAGCCTTGGAAAG AAGCTGGTTGAGCGGCTGAGAACACGAGGGGGAAGATATATAGCTCTTCATCTGAGATACGAAAAAGACATGCTGTCTTTTACGGGTTGTACTTATGGACTGACTGATGCAGAATCTGAAGAGCTGAGAATTATGAG GGAGACCACGAACCATTGGAAGGTCAAAGAGATAAACTCAAGAGAGCAGAGAATAGGAGGCTTTTGCCCACTAACTCCCAAGGAGGTTGGGATATTTCTTCAAGCTCTTGGTTATCCTCCATCAACCTTAATTTATATTGCAGCTGGAGAAATTTATGGTGGTAACACTCGCCTTTCGGAGCTCATGTCCTACTTCCCAAACATAGTTTTCAAG GAAGAACTTGCAACCAAGGAAGAATTGGAAGCATTCACTGGTCATGCGTCTCAAACTGCAGCACTTGATTACATTATCTCTATAGAGAGTGATGTGTTCGTCCCTTCATATTCTGGTAATATGGCAAGAACTGTTGAAGGGCACCGCAGATACTTAGGTCACCGGAAAACCATTAATCCTGACAG GAAAGGTcttgtcaaaatttttgataaGCTGGAAACCGGACAGCTTAAAGAAGGATCCTCATATTCATTTCTTGTGCGCCAAATGCATGAGAACAG GCAGGGAGctccaaggaaaagaaaaggtcCAATGCAGGGAATTAAAGGCCGAGCGCGTTTCAGGACGGAAGAATCCTTTTATGAAAATCCATACCCTGAATGTATATGTAGTTCAAAAGGAAGGCCTGAATGA
- the LOC126733350 gene encoding O-fucosyltransferase 38 isoform X4, whose protein sequence is MVNRGSSHYRASLTSRFLPRKPSPSAITLYIISLFAFSIFIFLFNTRNILEEDEQKPNFSGELLSEQIPEEQLWDAPFSYGLQSCIKPTAKYKAAHGSDRYITVRSNGGLNQMRTGISDMVAVARIMNATLVVPQLDKRSFWKDSSTFSDIFDELHFIESLKRDVRIVKELPKNLEAFPRARKHFTSWSGVGYYEEMKQLWKEYQVIHVAKSDSRLANNNLPLDIQRLRCRALYHALRFSPPIESLGKKLVERLRTRGGRYIALHLRYEKDMLSFTGCTYGLTDAESEELRIMRETTNHWKVKEINSREQRIGGFCPLTPKEVGIFLQALGYPPSTLIYIAAGEIYGGNTRLSELMSYFPNIVFKEELATKEELEAFTGHASQTAALDYIISIESDVFVPSYSGNMARTVEGHRRYLGHRKTINPDRFNVYVAICH, encoded by the exons ATGGTGAATAGAGGCTCTTCCCATTACAGGGCTTCTTTAACTTCCAGATTTCTCCCAAGAAAACCTTCCCCTTCTGCAATCACACTTTACATTATCTCTCTCTTTGCTTTCTCCATCTTCATATTTCTGTTCAATACAAGGAATATCTTGGAGGAAGATgaacaaaaaccaaatttcTCTGGAGAGTTACTGTCTGAGCAG ATTCCTGAAGAACAACTTTGGGATGCTCCTTTCAGCTATGGGTTACAGTCATGTATCAAGCCTACTGCTAAATATAAAG CTGCCCATGGATCAGACCGCTATATAACCGTGCGAAGTAATGGGGGATTAAATCAAATGCGCACTGGT ATATCTGACATGGTGGCTGTTGCACGTATAATGAATGCAACCCTAGTTGTTCCTCAACTAGATAAGCGTTCATTCTGGAAAGACTCTAG CACATTTTCAGATATATTTGATGAGCTTCATTTCATTGAAAGCTTAAAAAGAGACGTCAGGATCGTGAAGGAGCTCCCAAAGAATTTAGAAGCTTTTCCTCGGGCCAGGAAGCACTTCACTTCCTGGTCTGGTGTTGGTTACTATGAAGAGATGAAACAGTTATGGAAGGAATATCAG GTAATTCATGTTGCAAAATCGGATTCTCGTCTTGCTAACAATAATCTGCCTCTTGATATACAGAGATTGAGATGCCGTGCTCTGTATCATGCACTTCGCTTCTCTCCCCCAATTGAGAGCCTTGGAAAG AAGCTGGTTGAGCGGCTGAGAACACGAGGGGGAAGATATATAGCTCTTCATCTGAGATACGAAAAAGACATGCTGTCTTTTACGGGTTGTACTTATGGACTGACTGATGCAGAATCTGAAGAGCTGAGAATTATGAG GGAGACCACGAACCATTGGAAGGTCAAAGAGATAAACTCAAGAGAGCAGAGAATAGGAGGCTTTTGCCCACTAACTCCCAAGGAGGTTGGGATATTTCTTCAAGCTCTTGGTTATCCTCCATCAACCTTAATTTATATTGCAGCTGGAGAAATTTATGGTGGTAACACTCGCCTTTCGGAGCTCATGTCCTACTTCCCAAACATAGTTTTCAAG GAAGAACTTGCAACCAAGGAAGAATTGGAAGCATTCACTGGTCATGCGTCTCAAACTGCAGCACTTGATTACATTATCTCTATAGAGAGTGATGTGTTCGTCCCTTCATATTCTGGTAATATGGCAAGAACTGTTGAAGGGCACCGCAGATACTTAGGTCACCGGAAAACCATTAATCCTGACAG ATTTAACGTATATGTTGCTATATGCCATTAA